In Dromiciops gliroides isolate mDroGli1 chromosome 4, mDroGli1.pri, whole genome shotgun sequence, one DNA window encodes the following:
- the LOC122755683 gene encoding protein SCO1 homolog, mitochondrial, whose product MNPEEESPFRRNHRVRASGREWPFLFSRKLKRPEVFARMVSLHQPMASSLLALWACRGLVAPGGVPGGLSVRELWRRSPALGSKRDYQRSTGAGGEPLGLGRARGELAVRPRSLWQSAGAAHGLCGSRLFSTEGPLPRGTKGPSGPHAAGPVSWKSLAFTFAVGGALLAGMKYFKKEKAEKLEKERKRAIGKPLLGGPFSLVDHNGEPKTDKDYLGQWILIYFGFTHCPDICPEELEKMIAVVDEIDSIPTLPNLKPLFITIDPERDNREAVARYVKEFSPKLVGLTGGPKEIDQVARAYRVYYSPGPKDEDEDYIVDHTIIMYLIGPDGKFLDYFGQNKKNTEIAGSIAAHMRDHKKKH is encoded by the exons ATGAACCCAGAAGAGGAGTCGCCCTTCCGGCGGAATCATAGAGTGCGTGCAAGCGGGCGAGAGTGGCCTTTTCTTTTCAGCCGGAAGTTAAAGAGGCCGGAAGTGTTCGCGCGGATGGTCTCTCTCCATCAGCCAATGGCGAGCTCCTTGCTAGCGCTGTGGGCCTGCAGGGGCCTCGTGGCCCCTGGAGGGGTACCTGGGGGGCTATCAGTGCGAGAATTGTGGCGCCGAAGTCCGGCCCTGGGGAGTAAGAGAGACTACCAGAGATCGACTGGTGCAGGAGGGGAGCCCCTGGGGCTGGGCCGAGCGAGAGGGGAGCTGGCGGTGCGGCCGCGGTCTCTTTGGCAGTCGGCGGGCGCTGCCCATGGACTCTGCGGGAGCCGGCTCTTTTCCACTGAGGGGCCGCTACCTCGAGGAACCAAGGGCCCGAGTGGCCCCCACGCAGCGGGG CCCGTTTCCTGGAAGTCCCTGGCATTCACATTTGCTGTTGGTGGAGCTTTATTGGCTGGAATGAAGtacttcaagaaagaaaaggcagaga agTTAGAGAAGGAACGGAAACGAGCAATAGGAAAGCCTTTACTTGGAGGACCTTTCTCACTGGTGGATCACAATGGAGAACCCAAAACTGATAAGGACTACCTGGGACAATGGATACTGATTTACTTTGGTTTCACTCATTGTCCTGATATCTGTCCAGAGGAACTGGAAAAAATGATAGCTGTAGTGGATGAAATTG ATAGTATTCCAACTCTGCCAAATTTAAAACCACTTTTCATCACTATTGACCCAGAGAGAGACAACAGAGAAGCTGTTGCAAGATATGTGAAAG AATTTTCTCCCAAGCTAGTTGGCTTGACAGGTGGTCCAAAAGAGATTGATCAAGTTGCCAGAGCATACAGAGTTTATTACAGCCCAGGACCaaaggatgaagatgaggactATATA GTGGATCATACGATAATAATGTACTTGATTGGCCCAGATGGTAAATTTCTGGATTATTTTGGCCAAAACAAGAAGAATACAGAAATAGCTGGCTCAATTGCTGCACACATGAGAGATCACAAGAAGAAACACTAA